The DNA region TCGAAAGCGCCTGGAAGCGCTCCGGCAGCGACTTCACCTGGACCATCCGCATCCCCGCCAACTGCACCGCCCGCGTATATGTTCCTTCAAAGACCGGCATGCCGATCTTTGAAAATCACCTCTCTCTCGATCGCGTCGCCGGTCTGCAAAACTTTGATCGGGTCGGTGATTACGCCACGTTCACCGCCCCCTCCGGCCGCTACACCTTCACCAGCACACTCTGAAGTACGGCCTGACTTCACGTCAGGCCTCCGAGTTGTAGGCGGGGTTCCCTCACCCGCTTCACAAGACCCAAGCCGCCACTCAAATCCGAGGCGGAGCACGCACTCAGAGCGCGCTTTCACAAACGTACGCAAACTCGGTCCGCCTCTGTCTTGGAGTGCGGCGGCTCGACGCCGCCTTCGACGGACCGGCTCGACGGTCCGCCTCCTCGCCTCATCACTCCTCACGCACTCCAGCAAGCCCGCCCCCCAACTGCGGCCATTGGCCGTCTCCGCCCGGTCGCGAAGGCCATTGGCCAAAGCCGCACTTCGAAAAAACGCCCCATTGGCGTTTTTCCATTAGTGGTTAAAAATTCCGTCCTCCGAATCCGAACTCCGCTCCATTCATTTTACTTCCACGTCTCGCTCTCAAAGTTCACTTGATCGGAATCTGCCCCGACTGCGGAATCGGCAGCACCACCGACGGCTTCACATCCAGTCCGCCGCCCCGCTCCTTATTCCGAAACGAGAACATACACCCGCTCAGCCACAAACCGGCCAGCAGCAGAGATCCGACGCGCAAGAAGTGTTTCATCATGTGAAGTCTGAGGACTGACCAGACGCTTCAAAGGAGTGTTCCGGCGTCTTTCACAAGCATTCACTCTGCTCCTGCTTTCTTTTCGTAAACCTATCCCTCTTCGCAAAACCTCACGCCTCGCAATCTCTCCCGCGACACCGAACGCCGTCTCTTCGCCGCCCTCCATCCAGCCCGGCATATGAACCTCCCCATTTTAGTTTCCCTCCACCGCCTCGCACTCGCCTCCGCTTGCGCGCTCACAACCACCTGCGCCCTCGCGCAAAAACCAACCACGGATCCCTCCTCCTCCACCCTTTCCGTCTCTCAACTCTCATCTCTCAACTCTCAACTCATCCCAAACCCGATCATCCCCGGCGACTGGTCCGACCCCGGCGTCATCAAAGTCGGCGACGATTACTACTCCTGCCGCTCCTCCTTCGGCTGGCAGCCCGGCATCCCCATCGCCCACAGCCGTGATCTCGTCCACTGGCGTTACATCGGCCACGCCTTCACCTCCCACGAAAAACTTTTACCGGGCGACACCCGCGCCGGTATCTGGGGCCTGGATATGGGCTACAATCCCAACACCCAGGAATTCCTCATCTACGCCCCTACCCGCGACCACGAGGTTTACGTCTTTCACTCCAAAAACCCCGCCGGCCCCTACGAAAGGAAAAGCCTCGGTAAAGCTCTCGGCATCGATCCCGGCTTCTTCGCCGACGACGACGGCCGCCTCTACGTCACCCTCAGCAAAGGCATCACCTACGAACTCGCCCGCGACGGCCTCAGCATCATCGGCGAAGTCAGCCGCATCGACCGCAACCGCTACAAACTCTTCGAAGGCCCCGCCATCTTCAAACGCGACGGCTGGTACTACATGCTCTTCTCCGACGGCGGCACCCTCCCTCGCGAACCCAGCACCATCTCCGTCCTCCGCTCCCGCGAAATCACCGGCCCATGGGAGGAAAATCCCAACAACCCCGTCATGTTCGCGACCGATCAAGGCACGCGCTTCGAAGCCCCCGCCCACGGCGTCCTCCTAGAGCCTACGCCCGGCAACTGGTTCATCACCTACCACGCATACGAGACCTCCCACTACACCCTCGGCCGCCAGATGTTCATGGAACCCATCGAATGGACCGCCGACGGCTGGTGGTGCCCTGCCTCCGGTAAAAAATCACCCGCCCTCACCGCCCCCGCGCCACTTCCCTTCGTCACCGACGGCTTCACCCTCGCCGAGTCCGACGAGTTCACTGCGCCCACCCTCGGCCTCCAATGGTTCTTCACCACCGCCCCAGACTTCTCCGGCAAATCCTGGAGCCTCACCGAAAACCCCGGCCAGCTCCGCGTCTTCACCCAGCCCGGCGACCTCAGCT from Nibricoccus aquaticus includes:
- a CDS encoding family 43 glycosylhydrolase gives rise to the protein MNLPILVSLHRLALASACALTTTCALAQKPTTDPSSSTLSVSQLSSLNSQLIPNPIIPGDWSDPGVIKVGDDYYSCRSSFGWQPGIPIAHSRDLVHWRYIGHAFTSHEKLLPGDTRAGIWGLDMGYNPNTQEFLIYAPTRDHEVYVFHSKNPAGPYERKSLGKALGIDPGFFADDDGRLYVTLSKGITYELARDGLSIIGEVSRIDRNRYKLFEGPAIFKRDGWYYMLFSDGGTLPREPSTISVLRSREITGPWEENPNNPVMFATDQGTRFEAPAHGVLLEPTPGNWFITYHAYETSHYTLGRQMFMEPIEWTADGWWCPASGKKSPALTAPAPLPFVTDGFTLAESDEFTAPTLGLQWFFTTAPDFSGKSWSLTENPGQLRVFTQPGDLSSLTALTGIVQQRVTRKAFAIETRVTFDASNARETAGLHFFHNPRMNFWFGLSTDKGDPCLVIGKTDQGKRTDLWSAKNPHGKTVHLRIAVDGEERATFFHSGDGQRWEKLGENIYFGASGHHLRNGERGSPDLGWVGVYKDPAATKALGLPEYLNAEESKIYFTGTTGRPERPGNVWTGATFGLFATRDGAEKPKPADFDYLRVSPSPSVGAATPTSR